One Gossypium hirsutum isolate 1008001.06 chromosome A08, Gossypium_hirsutum_v2.1, whole genome shotgun sequence genomic window, aaagaaaaagatgatatccaGGCTTAGGGCATTATTATATCATACATTATGTCATCAAaatacctaatgttgacttttcaacatttttatctcTCATGATTGGCCAGCTAAGATTTAAGGGTCCTTTTTTCCTTTAAAGACTCCCAAATTAAGGTTCATAACAATtcaacacctttagctatcaatttaagacttttgcactttatgcgatttagttctttttcaaaattaagcaagcaaacgctaaaattatttcactaaatttttcatgcactaatataaacttattataagtctaaaatattaataaaatattttctctgaCTTCGAAttggtggtcccgaaaccactgttctgactaggccccaaaatcgggctgttacaaaatatGTTGATTGGTTAATGTATAAATATTCTGGTCTAgttggttgattatattttgtaaGTTTTTGGTGCTATTTTGGTGTTCTTGGTGATGCTATTTTTTGTGTTGTTTGGTGCTATTTTTGTGGAGTTTTTATGCCGTTTGGTGTTGTTTTGGTgttgtttttatacttaggtatAGGTACATGTTTGACATGAATATAAGCTTTCCATATACTATACAACAAAGGTCATATTTTCACATTAGTATATTCTTTGAAATGTCCATTATATATTTGACATGAATATGTTAGGCAAAAAAATGTAGACTAATCCATTTATGATGCAAATGTCATGGTTTAATTAAGACTAACATGAAACTTTTTAAGTGGTATTTCTTTGGGTAGAATATATTAAGTTAGGCCAAAAGAAAAATCATAATAGAACTAAAAGTACAGCTTTTAAAGGTACAGCTTTTTCTAATATTCTTGCAAAATGATTTATTCAAGTACATGGAAGATTTGGCGTTCATACATTCTACTTTCAATTGAACTggtatttcattttaaatattgaGTACCCTATGTTGTAGTAAAGATACTCAAAATCTCATGTTAGAGTTTTAGTAGTAATTTTATGATGCTGTCAATCTTTTCTCTTTCTATTCTTTTCCTTGTGTCTATGAACATGGGATCTCTTTCTCTTGGACGTGTATGTTTTATTGTTTCTTATATTTTCCTTTTAATGGTACCCTTGTTCTAGATATGAAGAATTTCTCTTCATGGGGATCAGTGTGGGGATGGAGATTCAGTTGATATTGGCAGTCAACCGAAGGACTTGAGCCTTGCCCTCCTCTCTCCTGAACTTGCTTTGGTTACAACCGACTTAGGAGTTGTTATGTTGAGTGGTACGAAAATGGTATCAACCATAAACCTTGATGTTGTTTTGGTGGTGTTTTATTGTTCTTttgcaattattttattttggtgctATTGCTTTTGTTACAACATAATTTATGTTCTTTGTtgtcatttttaatattatttcaatattataaaacttttgttttattattaatttagttattattttaattctaatttgtttcaattgtttgtctcattttttatttgtttctagttttaatatttgttttaaaattttttatttaatgaaataagcaaaaaataataataatatgagtcGGCCCGAGCCGAGTTCgaacttaacaattttctttcgTGCTGGGCTtgaacaaatttttaggcccatattttgggctgaGCCAAGCCCAAAAAGtaggcttaaaattttgtttgggccatattcgaacccggcccggcccatgatcacctatTAGGTATACTCCATTTTTAGCATAGATTAGAGATCAacaaaaacatgttttttttttcattttaatgttttaaaaaaaatgtacaaGAAGCTGTAAATCTCCATAGAATGCAAGGTTACATCATCTCAACCTTTCGAGTCGTTGCTTATTTTATCCGCTTCGACCTGCGATATCTATTCTTCCTATGAGTTTTTAATTGTACCATAGGGACCTTACGTGCAACCGCCTCCCAAATCATATCCACCGCATCGCAAGGCTGGGATGGGTACTGATACTGAAAGTGCCGAACGGTTTCCTTCAATTTTTCCCACATCTTGGTCCACTGGTCTCTCGATATTCCTCTGAGAAGGTTCAGTAGATATCCCTTCTTCACAACATCTGATGCACGAACGAAAATGCAAATTTCCGAGTAGTCGATGACATCTTCAAATGGTAGCTCTATCTCATCACTTACAATCACAGGAACACAATGGCTGACAATAGCATCAAAGAGACGGTTCGAAGACGGTGTATCACCGGCAATGTTGAGGCAGAATTTGGATGACGCCATCCCATGCCCAGCCTGGTTGACTCCATTCCCTTGAATTGTGCCGAATGCAAAGTGTACATCTTTCTCGTCTTTGAGAAGGTAATAAAGTTCTTGCCGAATAGCACCTCCCTGCATAGAAATTTCAAGCCAGAAATTATACATGTAGAAGGAGATCTAACATGGCACATTTCTATATGAAGTTCAGACTCAAATTCATTAAACTACAATTGTTACTTCCAGTTTAACATTACAGAACAGACAGGAAAATTGCTATGGCATCAGAGTACATATTGAAAAGAACCATGGGTGTTATTCCCTCTTCTCTAATCTGCACTTGAAATCAGATATATCTGCATATACAGACACATGCACATACACATCTACATCTACATCTACATATGTACACATACCACAGTCTTCTGCTCCATATCACTTTCCTTTGTGCCACATCATGAATGGAACTTTTTCCTTAAATTACCATGAAGAAAGAAATTACAATTTCATCTACGAGTGCTTAAATGACGATATTTAAATATTTCCCAAGACACTTGTTAAACCTATGAATATGACACTTGTATTAAACTTATGCACATAAAAGTTTTCAGGGAACAACTAAACTTGGAACCATCTTTCAGAGAAAAGAAGTGCGTACTAATTAATATATTACTTCTCCTGAAACTGAAATGAAAAGCAGTGTTGTCAAGATGCATGCTTAGGCGTGCCTGCGCCTTAGCACTAGACAACAAAAGCGCCTCATACCCTTTCAGACAAGACCCATTTGATCAAGTGCACATGCTTTTTTGTAAGGCGATAGGCATAAAAAAAAAGCCCACCTGATTGAAGttctttttagtttcttttatttttcacccttctttttttttttttctcttttcattagaTATACTTTTATTAGTAAGAAAGGGATAGCAAGGAAATCTACTTCTCAATATTTGTGTATTCAACTATAGACATGGATCATAAGGAAATCACGCATATTgacaaataacaatatatatagcACAAGACAAGGGTTCTTTTTATGCTTTGTGACTGGGACAAAACAAGGGTTCTAGCGCCTAGAGCGAGCGGTGCACCCTTGACAATATTGATAAAATACTGGCAGTAACTGCAGTCATGGAGCACCCCTGTCTGAAACTAATGTAATTGAAGGCACAAAGGAAGATCATTTAAGTTAGAAGATAATGCTGCTCTATCTGGTTTAGGATACCCTTCCTACAATAACCTAATCTTCCAAGAATCACGAGCCTAGTGCTTGATCCAACTAACTGCACTTCCTTCCACAAAACCCAATCCCTCCTCTCTGCCCTTTTCCTAATTTATTTTCCTTTGTGTCACCAGCACAGGGTGCTTGAAAAACCGAAGAAAATCTCTACACCTAGTACCTTCATTTAGTCATCTAAGCCTACATGTATAGTCACCTAAAAAATGGGCTATGGCTACAATACAAGATGGTTTTGAAGGTTACTgagaaaaaaaacagaaaaagaaaaataatcatCTATCTCCGAACAAATAATAGAACCTAGAAGAAAATTAGCATACTGAGAACTTCAAGTTACTGTAAAGTGATAAAAGCATAATACACGTACCAAAATTAACCTATTGGCCTTTGATGTTTACATTGCTCAACAATCACTTAAGAAGTTAAATGTGCATCAAGACTACTTTCATATGTCCATGTACATAGTAGCAGTTTCCATCATAAGTCATCACGACAAAAAGCAACAGACATGTagataattaatttcataaaggGAAGGAAACTTACATCTTTCCTGTATATAGCTCCTTGGAAAAAGACTAATATTGGGCGTTTGTCAAATGGAGCTGAGTCAGCACTCGGAATCGTCCTCACGACATGCCTATAAGGAGCAATTATATCCTTCTCAATGTTTGCTATTTCAGAAGGGTAATTCCCGAAATCCGCAAGCACAAACATTGCAGAGCCAAGTTTCCCTCTTGCATCCAACATGCTATTTGGATGGTGAGCCACAATTACATGGTCCTTCCCCCCAAATCGCTTCCATTCATTCTGCGCAGTCAGGAACTTAACTAATTTATTCTGCAACATTTTATTAACactaactttctcctttcctcgaAGCTTGGAATGCCGATTGTAACTAAGAGATGCAAAGAATGGCACAAAGATTAGGTCTGCTTGGCTCGAGTTAGTGACTCTGATTGCAGCGCAAGGTCTGACCACATTCGGTATGTTCGAAGATAGAAGATCTAGGGTAAGCCAGTACTCGATGCTATGTTGCAGATTCAAACCTCCAGGGTATGACGGAATTCTACTCGGGTCGTTTACCTCAGGCCATACTTGATTCAATTTTCCTTTCCAACCCAGTAACCCAAAGTGAAATTCAGAAGGCAAGTCATACATATATACCCTTAAAAGAGCCTGATTGGTGTCACAGGACTCAATAGTTGGGTGCCGGTAAGCGCACATTTTCTTCCTGTAACCGGACTTATGACAACTAGAATCCCCACTTCTTACCAGTGTTTGAGCATCAACTTTTGAGGACTCAGTTGAGAAGAAGGGTAACTTCAGCTCATTTTTAACATTTGATTTCAAATAAACCGTGCCATTGGCAAGAATTAATTTGAAAACAGAGTGAGGTATAAGAGATGAATTGCCAAATTGCAGAAGGAACACAGAAGAAAGGATCAAAAGAAGCATGGAAATGGTTATAATACAGAAAAGAAACCTTGAGGGAAAGATGCCTTTTTCAGACATTGATGATAACATCTAGAAAAACCAAGCTatctaataaattaaaaaaaaaaccaaaacggCAACCAATAATACACTTATTGCTCTTGGTCAGCACGAAATTGGGGGCTAAGCCCGAAACCCGATTTCTTTGTTTAAAACCCTAAACGGTGAGTTGATGGAagctttttttttcatgaaaatttcaagtACCAAAAAGATCAGCTTTCTTGACACATCCTGAGCCACCAATCCGAGGAAAAATATTCCTTTCCCCTAAAGGTTTTTACAGATTATGTTCTTTATGTACTTATTAAATGCACAAAATCTCGTAACTTTCAGatttcagaaaagaaaagaaaaaaaaaagaaaggaaaaacccATAAGCTTCTTCACTCTTTGGACTCCTCCTCAATAAAAAATACCATTAATCTGCAACACGCCAATaagggaagaaaaaaaattatcaaatatgagCAGCTAAAACTTCAAAAGAAGATCCCAGAAAACAAAAATACTAAAATCTATttaaaagaaaccaaaaaaaaaaagaaagtaaacttGCATGAAGAAAATCGGAAGTTTATCATCGGGGCATGGAAGTTAGATAATTTGCAGAAATGGGTGGCCGGcaaattgcaagaaaaatgaaaaagaaaaaagaggtaCCTTAGAGGGATGAATGAATGGTTCTTTTGGGAAACTGTGTAAAGAAACCGAGTGTAAGGGAAGGCAATGGTGTTTAACTAAAACAGTCAATTTACTACCTTTTACTTAGCAGATTTTAAGATTTGTTGCTGAAGTTAACTGCCATAATTTTACATAGTTAAGAAAATAGTGTCGTATGGTAACTACATTTGTAGCTGTCAACGACTTAGATGGAAAGAGAGAAAAAACAGAAGAGGAATCACAACACTTTCTTTGTCtgtccttttttatttcttttattatcattttactaTAAAGGGTAAATTTGTTACCATTTTTTAGGTCAATCTTTATTATTAATCCAACACTATACATAAGTTTTAGATTTAGtattaattatctattttttaaaaataaaaattaaatttattaagttaaaatttactattaattatatattatgtgtaaattatggatttaatttttattatttaatttaataatttgtagtaatattgagaaaaaaaatcaacaaataaaaAACAGACCAAAACTAAAATATTTGGAAGATTTATAAAATACAAGTTAAAAAATTATGGTtacctaattaattttttttaatttgcattagatcaaaaataatttttcaagacGTTTTAAAAATGACACAAAAAGATCacaataaatcaaattttaaattttcgtaCAATATAAAAAACAGTACTTTTATCTGTGCAATTTTAAATATCACGAAAAGTTTATATTTCCTTACCTTATAAGCGTAACGTTGACTAATCAAAATGTCacaaaatgtttatttattttgtgatATTTAAAAAGTTGCGAAAATTTGAACTAAAAACATCACCAAGGAAATATTTATAGTTATTTTTTAGATCTAAAgtaactatataatttaaaagcgTTACGAAGTGAGTATTTTTAGTTACCTTTATTCGTTGGATTTAAAGTAAGGATATAATTACAGTAAAAGTGACGAAATGGGGTATTTTTAGttactttcattttttatttaattatgtgacttttgaaatttaaaatttaatttttatattttaaatttgagacTTTGAGTCTctatatttctttatttaaaaattttggtttcttcatttattttttctttgaagtTAACgatatcaaaagaaaaataatctttttagtcttcaacatttacagtttttttatcaatttggtctttaccctttaaaagtaaataaatttttttatattttagataaaacatttataattttaaaaaaataaaaactatgaaaaaataaaaactctttaaaattcaaaaaataaaaataaaactgattttagaaatataaaaaaatttaaaattcaatgttatctaaattgAACTTGTAGCACCTTGAAAATTTTCCCATATTCCATATGAGATAGTTTAGATAATTTTAACCATAGACAAGGGTGaagctaaaatatttttttagggggagctgaaattaaattatatatttttacaatactaaaaatgtaatttcaccattttaatatctatatctttataaaatttaaaggattaaattaattttttatcagttttaaggggcAAAGTGCAAaattatctttactaatttaaatttttataaatcttAAAGGGGCCTAAATGAAAAAGTTTCTATTTTAAGGGGGCCAAAGCCCCTACCAGCCCCCTGGCCACGCTCCTGTCTATAGACCCaatgagaaaattttatttttttaatggatCTAATTATTTTTGGGTTATTAGAAAGTCGTTAGAAATCATGTAGTCTATTCTTAGAGTTTCAGGCCTAATCAAGTAAAAATACGAGTTAAgaggtaaaatgataattttgtcccTAAGAGTATTTTAATCGTTGGGGGCACAATTGtgattaaatattagtttttaaatgTATGAGTGGTAATGAGATGATTTTTACggtattaaaaaaatcatattttagctTGAAACCTCATGTTATTGATATTTTGACCTTTGaccaatatttatattttaaagttggtaaaaaaaatcatcttccacctcatttttcttcaatttcttttccaTCATTTCTACTCACTTTCTCTTCAAACCCAccaattttctttcattttcttacaACATTTCTCCATAAAAACTATATGTGAATCTCGTTGCATTTCATCATTTCCACCATCTTCACCTAGGGTTTATGAGAAAAGAGGAAGAAATTATATTAGTGTGAGAAGTTGAGATTTTGCTAAGGGTTCTtcctatttttgtattttaacaTCTTATTTCATATTTATGTACCATGAATAAGTTGTTAAGCCATATAATGGATTTTAAATGTGGAGGTTATGATTTTAATTATAAGAATTTGTGatgtttttataattattaaagacAAAGAAGTTGTTAGAGAGGATTTTAAGGAGAGAGAAACTATTGGAGTAAAAGCTAATAGAAGTGTCACTCCCTTATTTTGTTAAGTATGAAGGTAGGTTAACAAGAACTTAATAGATTTACTTGCTTATGTATGTATTAATTtgtgttttgttattatttaatatatatatatgggtgtTAAATATACTCAACATCATGTAAGCTATGTGATATGTCAAGTAAGCTATGTGATATGTTATGGTTATTGTGATATACATAACATGGGTAatgaatgtttattatgttatatctaataaacataatcatattaagtaatgaaaaaaaaagagttatgaACATGTGTTGATATGGATAATGTATTGGAAAAAACGAGATTTAGCTAGAAATGATGAAATACACATtgaaaatgagatatttatgtGTGTGATCAGTCATAATTTCATACGTTAAGTTAGGCTCTCTAAAACATTTAATGATTTTCTTCAAGTAATTTACAAGTCTTTTTTAATACTTTTTGTTGGCTTTTAGTTTTAGTAttaataatcatttttatttggTCCTACTCCTTTTGAGACATAAATTGGCAAAATGGTGTCATTAGGAATCTAATGGTGCATTTGAATTAGTGTAAGGAGACGATGACAACTAAACCTTGAGGAGAACTACATTCGATGTGGGTGTCATGACACTGATACTAAGGAGTCTTGACACTAAG contains:
- the LOC107915768 gene encoding probable arabinosyltransferase ARAD1, encoding MLSSMSEKGIFPSRFLFCIITISMLLLILSSVFLLQFGNSSLIPHSVFKLILANGTVYLKSNVKNELKLPFFSTESSKVDAQTLVRSGDSSCHKSGYRKKMCAYRHPTIESCDTNQALLRVYMYDLPSEFHFGLLGWKGKLNQVWPEVNDPSRIPSYPGGLNLQHSIEYWLTLDLLSSNIPNVVRPCAAIRVTNSSQADLIFVPFFASLSYNRHSKLRGKEKVSVNKMLQNKLVKFLTAQNEWKRFGGKDHVIVAHHPNSMLDARGKLGSAMFVLADFGNYPSEIANIEKDIIAPYRHVVRTIPSADSAPFDKRPILVFFQGAIYRKDGGAIRQELYYLLKDEKDVHFAFGTIQGNGVNQAGHGMASSKFCLNIAGDTPSSNRLFDAIVSHCVPVIVSDEIELPFEDVIDYSEICIFVRASDVVKKGYLLNLLRGISRDQWTKMWEKLKETVRHFQYQYPSQPCDAVDMIWEAVARKVPMVQLKTHRKNRYRRSKRIK